A window from Cyanobacteria bacterium FACHB-DQ100 encodes these proteins:
- a CDS encoding GHKL domain-containing protein, giving the protein MQPQFTLPPHLLAKSFPFHFVFNGDRTIIQSGEVLQRLIPDIIGSQFTKCFQINRPIIQTANFAAISKQSHSIFILKSLHSEMTLKGQMIPVDDCEAIFFLGSPVVTEISQLNHIGIKLKDFAIHDSAADFLFLLQAKSRLMDELAEREVKLKDILRGKEEIATLAEARARDIEQALENLQRTQAQLIQAEKMSGLGQMVAGIAHEINNPVNFINGNLTHIDQYVQSLITLLKLYQQYFPQASPEITDCMEEIDLEFLLIDLPRIVASMQTGTSRIRDIVLSLRNFSRLDEAEQKDVDLHEGIDSTLLILNHKLKQGIEVVRKYGDLPKILCYPSQLNQVFMNILSNAVDALFETDVKSKQIVIQTCVAGSKQVCISIQDNGNGIPPEIKERIFNPFFTTKPSSKGTGLGLSICHQIIEKHQGTIDVISELGKGTEFTIKIPIS; this is encoded by the coding sequence ATGCAGCCCCAATTCACTTTGCCACCCCACTTACTTGCGAAGTCATTTCCTTTTCATTTTGTGTTTAATGGCGATCGCACAATCATCCAATCTGGAGAAGTTTTGCAGCGGCTTATTCCTGACATCATCGGGTCACAGTTTACCAAGTGCTTCCAGATTAACCGCCCTATTATTCAAACTGCTAATTTTGCTGCCATTAGTAAGCAATCTCACAGCATATTTATTCTGAAATCGCTCCATAGTGAAATGACTTTAAAAGGGCAGATGATACCTGTTGATGACTGCGAGGCCATTTTCTTTCTGGGTTCCCCAGTCGTTACAGAAATTAGCCAGCTAAACCACATTGGAATCAAATTAAAAGACTTTGCAATTCACGACTCTGCTGCTGATTTTCTCTTTCTTTTGCAAGCGAAGAGTCGATTAATGGATGAGTTAGCAGAACGGGAAGTGAAACTAAAAGATATTTTAAGAGGCAAGGAGGAGATTGCCACACTTGCAGAGGCGAGAGCTAGAGACATAGAACAGGCTCTCGAAAACTTACAGAGAACTCAAGCACAACTGATTCAGGCTGAAAAGATGTCTGGGTTGGGACAAATGGTGGCAGGGATTGCTCATGAAATCAACAATCCGGTTAACTTTATCAACGGTAATCTCACCCACATCGACCAGTATGTTCAGTCTCTCATAACCCTACTTAAACTTTATCAACAGTACTTTCCACAAGCCTCTCCTGAAATCACTGATTGCATGGAGGAGATTGACCTTGAGTTTTTATTGATTGATTTACCACGTATAGTTGCATCAATGCAAACGGGAACCAGTCGGATTAGAGATATTGTTCTGTCATTACGCAACTTTTCTAGATTGGATGAGGCAGAACAAAAAGATGTGGACCTACACGAAGGAATCGATAGCACATTACTGATTCTCAACCACAAGTTAAAGCAAGGTATTGAGGTCGTTAGAAAATATGGAGATTTGCCAAAAATTTTGTGTTATCCATCTCAATTAAATCAAGTATTTATGAATATTCTTTCCAATGCTGTTGATGCATTATTTGAGACTGATGTAAAATCCAAGCAGATTGTGATACAAACCTGTGTAGCTGGCTCTAAACAGGTTTGTATCAGCATTCAAGATAATGGAAATGGAATTCCTCCTGAAATTAAAGAGAGAATTTTTAATCCATTCTTTACGACAAAGCCTAGCAGCAAAGGGACAGGATTAGGACTATCAATCTGCCATCAAATTATCGAAAAGCATCAGGGGACGATCGATGTAATCTCTGAATTGGGAAAGGGAACTGAATTTACCATTAAAATTCCAATTTC
- a CDS encoding heme NO-binding domain-containing protein, which yields MYGLVNKAIRDMVCSRFGEETWNKIQHKAEVEVDTFISMESYPDDVTHRLVKAASLVLGLPASAIMQAFGEFWVQYTSEEGYGELMAMSGDTLPEFLQNLDDLHTRVGISFPKLQPPSFDCEEIEGQKLHLHYHSHREGLAPMVVGLVKGLGTHLNTDVEVTQIQSKSEGADHDEFTIQYKPN from the coding sequence ATGTACGGCTTAGTCAACAAAGCAATTCGCGACATGGTGTGCAGTCGCTTCGGTGAAGAAACCTGGAATAAGATTCAGCATAAGGCTGAAGTTGAAGTTGATACTTTCATCAGCATGGAGTCTTACCCGGATGATGTAACCCATAGGCTTGTAAAGGCTGCAAGTCTTGTTTTGGGTCTACCTGCTTCAGCAATCATGCAAGCCTTTGGAGAGTTCTGGGTGCAATACACCTCTGAAGAAGGGTATGGGGAACTGATGGCGATGAGCGGCGATACGCTTCCCGAATTTTTACAGAATCTAGATGACCTTCATACCCGTGTCGGAATAAGTTTTCCAAAACTCCAGCCGCCATCTTTTGACTGTGAGGAAATTGAAGGACAAAAGCTACACCTTCACTATCATTCACATCGAGAGGGGTTAGCTCCGATGGTGGTGGGATTAGTGAAAGGCTTGGGTACGCACTTGAATACAGATGTTGAAGTTACCCAAATTCAAAGCAAGTCTGAGGGTGCAGATCATGATGAGTTTACCATCCAATATAAACCCAACTGA